aagatatgcattttAGAATCAAACCATATGCACATGTTaatatatagagaagatatatacCGTGCCTTCACCTTACAATCaatagcatataaagaagatatgcataaataaGCATGTATAAAACCCAACAATGGAATGTAGAGAAGATATGTGATAAACCATGCATATACCCAAGGTaattacaaaaagagaaaagatgcAAAAACCCAAATACTGATCAGTTTTCCTCATACGACATGTACatcatcaagagagaaatatgagaggatGATCCTAGGGtaatggatccttatccacatgctacatagacaactcacgtgcacaACCatcgcaaggacaactcacgatCCATGATCATAATGTAacaacctgaccggtcatttgtgtatttgagccttaTTTCCCTATTTGATACTCCCCGCATGTGTATTTGTTATTATATAATTTGCGGGGATAGTTcgggaaggttttggagtgaattggaatacttCGTTCCAAGGTTcaaagcttaagttataagagttgactgaggtttgacttttgtataaacaaatccagaatggtattttgatggttctagtAAGTTCAtgtagtgattttggacttaggcatatgacCTGAATTTATTTTAGAGGTTCTTAGGATGATTTGGCTCTTTTtgccgaaagttagaaatttgaatatttagaaatttcataagattAACAATGGGTTGACTTTGTGTCTATCAAGGATGGAATGTTGTTTTGAGACTTGCAATAGGCCTACCATTTTGTCATTAAGCACTTGTGTGTAatgtttggtgtcattccaagttGGCTTGGTAGGAATCGGGCGCTTGGTTGTCAATATTGAAGCTCTTGAGTTTCAAAGCTTGCATGATGATGATTTTTTAAAAAACTTATGTTAGTAAGATTTTTAATATTTTCTCTCTCTAGCCTTGGGCTCTCGGCGCACGTTATGTTAACATACGCCGACATTAGTAGACATGGCCAGAGGACGAGGTCGACTGAACAAACAAGCAATTGTAATAGTGGGAAGCTCGGTAAGTGCTAGGGTAATAGCAAAAACCCTAGAAAATGAAAGTGAACTGAGAATTGCAACACCGGTAGCGACTCAGTTCCCGTCACTTTCACCCTTTGGATCGATAGCTAAATTGACCACTGGATTAAGAAATTAAACCTCAATGGAGATCTAAAGACGCAATCGACTGGAAATGAAAGACTACAAGGAAGCACAAGCGTTAATGTTCAAAGACCAAAGACCAAACACAGGGAAACTCTGAAGCAGCACTGAAGCAACAAGTTCCAGATCCTACTTGGACTGGGCTACTCACACGCAATCAAGCGGCAACCAATGATATGTCTCTTGATTATATACCCCTGGAATTGGTTGAAGGAACTATAATTGTAAAGCTTCATAAAGAAGAAATAGAAAAGGAAATCGATAAATGGAAGTCGGCATATATAGTTTTTGTGATAGGAGAAACATGTGGATATAACTATATGAAGAAGTATATGAATCAAAATTGGAACACTGTTGCGGAACCTAAAATCTATTATCATGAGGAGGGATACTATGGTGTTAAATTTTAAAGCATAGCAGATTTGAATGAAATTTTATTTGTGAGCCCTTACAGTATTAACAACAGACCTCTGATCGTAAAGTAATGGACTCCAGATTTTGATTTTAATGCAGAGTTCCTCACAGAATTTCCCCTATGGGTTCAATTCCAAAATCTGCCCATGAGTTGTTGGAGTAGAGTCTCACTGAGTAGGATAGAAAGTTCTACTGGTGTACGAAAATATGCAGATGAGTGCACGATAAAGCAAACCGGAATATCTTTTGCCAGAATGCTCATAGAGGTTAATGTCACCAAGCCTCTGCAATCTGAAATAATAGTGATGGATCCTTCAGGGAAAACATTCCAGCATACAGTGACTTTTTAATGGAAACTTGAATATTGTAAAGATTTCTTAATAATAGTGCATAATTGTGCTACACAAAGGTTGCGTGAATTGAAGAAGGAGGAATGAAAGCAAGCTAGCGTAACAAAAAAAAAGGAAGGGACCTAAAACATTGGTACCATCTTGGGTGCCAAAGTTTGATAATTGTGTGCCAGCTACTTCTACTAGTGATCAGCAGGGGACTAGTTATGCAAATGTCACCAAACAAGTCCAGCATCCAGAAGATATAATGGAACATGAAGAGATAGATCCACGAGCCAAGGAGAAATAGTTATTGAAAGGGAAGGAAGCTAAGGAAATAAATGGCAGAATTATGAATCAAATAGTAGAAGTTGCTATACCAGTGAGGAATGAGTTTGAAATCTTACAATCAGATGATGTTATGGTGGCACACCTACTCCCTTATGAATTAGGAAGGTGATTCATATACCATTAGTAATGTCCTTATTAGCATGGAATGTGAGGGGGTTAAATAAAAGGTATAGACAAATGGAAATAGCTACATACCTTAGAGAGAATAAAGTAAATTTAGTAGGATTAGTGGAAACAAGAGTAAAGGAATATAAAGTAGGCAGCATTAGCAACAAAATTGCTCCTGGATGGGGGTTTGAAGCTAACTATGCACATGCAGTTAATGGGAGAATCTGAATCCTTTTGGGATAGTAATATAAACCAGATTAAGATTATACAACAAGAAGCACAACTTCTACATTGTAATGTAGTTAGAAGGAATCAAGTCATTGATTGTGATATGGCAGCGGTGTATGGACTCAATACACTAGAACAGAGGAAGGAATTATGGCAGAAGCTTATAAGAATCTCACAAAATGTCTCCAAACCATAACTTATCTGGGGAGATTTCAATTCTATATCATGTCCACATGATAGACTACATGGTGCAGTAGTAACTAGTATGGAGATAAGGGATTTTGCTGAATGTATTGAAACACTGATGCTAAATGAGTTACCATGGAAGGGAGACTATTATACTTGGACAAATAGACAATAAGCGGGAGATAGAATCTAGAGTAGAATTGACAGAGTTATGCAGAATGTAGACGGGATGATGCAGTTTGGACACTTAACTACTGAGTACAAACTGCCTCATATCTCAGATCATAGTCCTACGCTGATAACTACTAACCTGAGGGAGCCAAGGATCAAACCACCATTTAAGTTCTTCAATGTTTGGACAACACATGAAAACTTTCTTAAGCTAGTGGAGGAATGTTGGACACAGAGTTTGCACCTGGAAAAAATGAGAAACATCTGGCTTAAAGAGAAAGACCTTAGGGGAAAATTTAAGATTCTAAATGAAAGTGAATTCAAGGGTGATGTAATGAGAATTAAACAAGCTAGAGATGACCTGTAAGAGATCCAGACAAAGATGAGTATGCAATATACAGATACACTTGACTTAGAAGAGAATAATATAATCTGTCAACTTGAAAAGTGGTCCATGATTGAAGAAAGTGTTATGCAAAAAAAGGCTAGGGCAATGTGGATAAAGCTTGAAGACTCTAACACTAACTATTTTTCAGTTATTATGAGAGACAAAAAACAGAAGAAACAAATCACAGAGATTGACTCTCCAGATGGAAGGAGGCTGGTTGAAGCAGTAGATATAAAGGAGGAAATTACTTAGTTCTAACTATATCCCCGCGAGCCAAGTGGAGCATGCATGAAGTAGTCAGAtgcttcttctattcttttcccTGACGTAGCCGGGCCATCCTGGATTTGAACCAGAGACCTCGCCCATGAATTAAATAATCGCACCTACGGTCCAACCAATTGGGAGAGAAACAATAGATTCCTTTTCAAGAGTGATTCATCCTTCACGAATGCAGCATATAACTCTCCATTGTACTGCGCTCTCCAGTTGTTCTTATCAGTCACTCATTGGGACAACATTACCCGGTGTGGCAACAGTAAATAGAAAGACTATGAGAAGAGGTGAAACCCTTAACCACGCCCAGCAACTAAATTTATGTGAAACAGTAATAGAGAAGTAAACCTATGAAGGATTATGCTCGATAGGAGATAACAAAGCACCAGGGGTGGATGGATATAATGCAGTATTATACAAAAATGCATGGTCAATCATTAAGCATGAAGTAATAGAAGTAGTAAAGGAGTTCTTCACAACAGGTACACTGTTTATAGGCATCAATTGTACATTAGTTACTTTGATTCCATAGGTAGCCAAGCCTACTACAATCAAATAGTAGAGGCCCATTGCCTCTTATACTTTTCTCTATAAAATCATAGCTAAAATCTTGGCAGGAAGAATACAAAAGGTTATTGCTAACATCATCACAAAAACTCAAGTTGGATTCATTTATGGGAGAAAGGTAGCAGACAATGTGATCTTGGCACATGAACTGATAAAGGCATACACAAGGAAATATATCTCACCTAGATGTATGATCAATGTGGATATTCAAAAAGCCTATGACACTGTGAATTGGAATTTTTTAAATCAGATGGTGGAAGAGGTGTAATTCCCTCAAAAATTTCTTAGATGGATGATGGAATGTGTTTCAACAGTCAACTACTCTATAGTAATCAATGGAGAGCAAACTAAACCATTTGATGCTGCAAGAGGACTCAGACAAGGGGATCCAAAAATCACCCTTTTTGTTTGCTATAGTCATGGAGTACTTAAGCAAAAACCTTAGTAAGTTAATGGGTGAGAAGAAATTTAAATATCATCTTAAGTGCTCAAAAATGAATATCACTCAATTGAGTTTTGTAGATGAATTGCTAACGCTTTCCGAAGGAGATATTACTTCTGTAGGTTTACTGCATAAAAGGTTTGGCAACTTCACAGCTGCCTCAGGCTTACAAGCTAACCTGTTATAAAGTGCTATATATTTTGGTGGAGTCGCAGAACCTATCAAACATGATATCCAACAACTGTTGGGATATGGGCAAGGGGAATTACCTTTTAGGTACTTAGGGATTCCATTGGCTACAAGAAAACTGAAGCTAGTTGAATTGTAACCCTTAATCACCAAGATCACTGCAAGGTTGTCTTCATGGGTAGCAAGGAAGTTGTCATATGCTGGCCGAGTTCAATTGGTGAAATCAGTTCTATTTTGAGTTTAATCTTACTGGGCTCAGTTGTTCATAATACCTGTTAAGGTGATGAAGGCCATAGAAGCTTACTGCATAATCTATATTTGGTCTGGAGCAAATGAAATTACTAGAAAGTCATTGATTTCCTGGAGTAAAATGTGTGTGCCAAAATCAGCCGGAGGCCTAAACCTCACAAATTTGAAGATCCGGAACAAAGCAACTATAACAAAAACTTATTGGGAATTACATAGTAAAAACGATACCTTTTTGGATCAAATGGATACCTAGGTATTACATAAAAGGGAAGCAATTAGTGAATATGCCTATTCCCCAACAAGCAAGCTAGATTGTAAGGAAAATATTCAAGGCAAGAGAGGAGTTGAGTCTTGTGAACATGATTCATCAGGCAACAGGAGCATGATTAAGAGTATCTACTTGAAAATGCTTGGGAGAATTAAGAAATGTTACTTGTAAGAATCTAATGTGTATGAATGCAGTAAGACCAAAAGCAGTTTTCATAACAGGTTTCTAACTTCAAGATAGATTACTCACAACAACAATGCTGAAAAACTAGGGAATGTAGATAGATACAAGGTGTAAAATGTACAAACTAGCAGAGGAGAGCATGGATCACTTATTTGTTGAATGTGAAGTTAGCAGACGAGTGTGGAGCAAGCTAATGACTTGGATACAAATTGCTTGGCCAACAATGGCTTCATGGGATCACATGCAAAACAAGATAGAGCAAAGTACAAGAGGAAAGACAAAACAAGCAATAATTGTGAAGATGATATATACAGAGTTTATTTATGCAATATGGATTGAACGAAATAACATAATTTTCATACAAAAAGAGAGTTCAAGTTATGTTATAGCTAGAGAAATAGCTTATACCTGTCATGTTCGAGTTGCTGTTAATTTTAGGATGTCTCTTCAGAATTTTAGATTTCCTATCTGGGGTGTACAAGATAGTCTCCATCGGTGAGTTTCTTTTGTTTGATATATGATCAGCTGACTGAGTTTTAAAGTCTAGATAGATTTGTAAATATCTTACTTGGAAATTATTGAAAGTTGATAGTTATCAAAAAAACTTGCATGATGTGTTTTGATGTTCTATTCATGGTTTTGTATGTTATTTTAATGTTTCGAACTTGCAAgtgagtttgtatgaggtttacGCACTTGTATGGACGTTTGGTGTGGGACGAGGGACTCGAGGGAGTTTCGGATTGACTTCAGAGTGTTTTGGTGAAGCTTCAGAGTGACTtgaaccttgtcactacttcactgTGTTTAGTCTCGATATTTTTTGGGTATCGatcgtagtgtactcatactagacttctatatatttttgtacagatccaggtgttggaggcAACAGATCTTGAGATCGAAAGCTCGCATCGGTCGTGAGGATTCAAAGTAGAGCTGTATGTTGTCACAGTCTCTTGGTGTCTCATCCTTTATATTGATACTATTAAATTTACCTTCGaacattattatttttttaatattccaCATGCAGTCACTTAGAGCTCAAGACTATGTGTTACCTAGATCTGGCAAGATGTATTGAGTGTTTCCATTTTAGCTTGTATTGACTCTATTTTCGCTTTTATATTAAATTATGTcttattatatcatattttattgatttaaattTGTTAAGTAATagacttacctaatcttagaaattaggtgtcatcacaacccCTATAGTGGGATTTGGGTCTTGACACATAACCACCGaacagacaattcacgtgtttAACAATCCAGTCCATCACACAGAACCATATACAATAATGCATGCATACAATCAACGATtatgtcactacccaaaatctcaATCACGGGACCATGATGGTGTCTAACATCCGCTTGATAGGAACGCCAACATTAGCTAAAACATTAATcagtttaataattttaaaattaaatcatTAATAAAATACGATAAAAATACTCTAAATATATAATAGAATCCATAAAACATCGCTGCCTAGTCTAATCCCAAAAACTGGTGTCACAAAATGCATGAGCTGCTAGAATACTACAAATTGAATACTAATGCAAATACTTGAAAATAACTAAAATTTTGAGGGCTTTTTTATTTTCGCAAAACATATTATTTCTGTAAATTTGGAAAATTTGGCAATGAGCTTGTGTAGAGTCGTGAACGTGGCAAAGTCATTTATACTCGCTTCTAATGAACCCACTACATCTTTCCCCAAAAATCTAAATCTCCAATTTTATCCATATTCAAGGCTTTACTAACTAACATCACTACCCATTTCTATGCCTGGTAAGTAATATTTCACTATAAGTTTTAAATTAGACTTAGTGTCAAACTGTAAAATCTTAACTTTTTTTCCAGTCAAAGggaaaacaaatagg
The DNA window shown above is from Nicotiana tomentosiformis chromosome 8, ASM39032v3, whole genome shotgun sequence and carries:
- the LOC138897664 gene encoding uncharacterized protein produces the protein MSMQYTDTLDLEENNIICQLEKWSMIEESVMQKKARAMWIKLEDSNTNYFSVIMRDKKQKKQITEIDSPDGRRLVEASLIGTTLPGVATVNRKTMRRGDNKAPGVDGYNAVLYKNAWSIIKHEVIEVVKEFFTTGRIQKVIANIITKTQVGFIYGRKVADNVILAHELIKAYTRKYISPRCMINVDIQKAYDTVNWNFLNQMVEEV